A window of Candidatus Omnitrophota bacterium contains these coding sequences:
- a CDS encoding radical SAM protein has translation MDDLVLDGHKLNWHKERVESWLRGERIAPITVDCALTRRCTYRCVYCYGRLQENDEKKMTREVIFRFLDDAAEIGVKAVSFVSDGESTCSPHLYDAILKGKGNGLDMALGTNGFLLKDERLEEILPCLTYLRFNISAATPSAYARIMGCKEECFNKVYNTIKKCVEIKKKSGLEVTLGLQMVLLPQFSEQIIPFAKLGKESGVDYAVIKHCSDDEDGNLKVDYPAYFGLVDILKEAEGYSDRDYLVKVKWSKVLSGGKRGYGRCYGPPFIVQLSGSGLVAPCGMLFNEKYKRFHIGNIADTSFKEIWQGKRYWEVMDLLASEKFDPRTMCGTLCLQHKVNEFLWDLKNNNASLEELKGAAPMHINFI, from the coding sequence ATGGATGATCTGGTCCTGGACGGCCATAAGCTTAACTGGCATAAAGAAAGGGTGGAGAGCTGGCTGCGCGGGGAAAGGATCGCGCCCATTACGGTGGACTGCGCCTTGACCAGAAGGTGCACTTATAGATGTGTCTATTGTTACGGCCGGCTGCAGGAAAATGACGAGAAAAAGATGACGCGCGAGGTCATATTCCGTTTCCTGGATGATGCCGCCGAGATCGGGGTAAAGGCGGTAAGCTTTGTCAGTGACGGAGAAAGTACCTGCTCTCCTCATTTATATGACGCTATTTTAAAGGGTAAAGGTAACGGCCTGGATATGGCGCTGGGCACGAACGGATTTTTGTTAAAGGACGAGCGCCTGGAGGAGATACTGCCCTGCCTGACGTATCTTCGGTTCAATATCTCAGCGGCCACCCCCTCCGCTTACGCCCGCATAATGGGCTGCAAGGAAGAATGCTTCAACAAGGTTTATAACACCATAAAGAAATGCGTTGAGATCAAGAAAAAGAGCGGACTTGAAGTCACTCTGGGGTTGCAGATGGTTTTATTGCCCCAGTTTTCCGAACAGATCATTCCTTTCGCGAAACTGGGAAAGGAATCAGGGGTGGATTACGCGGTCATCAAGCACTGCAGCGATGACGAGGATGGTAATTTAAAGGTTGATTATCCCGCCTACTTTGGCCTGGTAGATATCTTAAAAGAGGCGGAGGGTTATTCTGACAGGGATTATCTGGTCAAGGTAAAGTGGTCCAAGGTCTTAAGCGGCGGAAAACGCGGCTACGGGCGCTGCTATGGGCCGCCTTTTATCGTGCAGCTGTCCGGCTCCGGCCTGGTAGCACCCTGCGGTATGCTGTTCAACGAAAAGTATAAAAGATTCCATATCGGCAACATAGCGGATACGTCTTTTAAGGAGATCTGGCAGGGCAAGCGTTATTGGGAAGTGATGGATCTGCTGGCTTCGGAAAAATTCGACCCTCGGACAATGTGCGGGACGCTGTGCCTTCAGCATAAGGTAAATGAATTTTTATGGGATCTGAAAAACAATAATGCCTCGCTTGAGGAGCTAAAGGGCGCGGCGCCGATGCACATCAATTTTATTTAA
- the ispH gene encoding 4-hydroxy-3-methylbut-2-enyl diphosphate reductase, giving the protein MKVNIARSAGFCFGVKRALAIALGIAGKKGKVYMLGDIVHNEDVVREIKKSGIKKIGRLGKGGGKILLISAHGAPVKIFRSAAAAGFKVMDATCPMVKKIHKTALDMENRGRRIIIIGDKKHSEVIGILGHLKDRAIVIDNPDNIPAGRIKGVNKAAVVVQSTQNIEKAIKILKRVKKYVPDLVFCNTICRPTTIKQEEIKKMPLENDVMVIIGSKNSANTRRLYEISKSLNKRSYWIRSSGDLKRGWFKGAGSVGVAAGASTPESTINDVAAALR; this is encoded by the coding sequence ATGAAGGTCAATATCGCCAGATCCGCGGGGTTTTGTTTCGGCGTCAAGAGGGCGCTGGCTATCGCCCTGGGCATAGCCGGAAAAAAAGGCAAGGTCTATATGCTCGGCGACATAGTCCATAATGAGGACGTGGTCAGGGAGATAAAAAAATCTGGCATCAAAAAGATCGGCCGCCTGGGAAAAGGCGGAGGCAAGATACTTTTGATCAGCGCGCACGGCGCGCCGGTAAAGATATTCCGTAGCGCTGCCGCGGCAGGATTCAAGGTCATGGACGCCACCTGCCCCATGGTCAAAAAGATACATAAAACCGCTCTGGACATGGAGAACAGGGGCCGCAGGATCATCATTATCGGCGACAAGAAACACAGCGAGGTCATCGGCATCCTTGGGCATCTTAAGGACAGGGCTATAGTGATCGACAACCCGGATAATATACCCGCCGGCAGGATAAAAGGTGTAAACAAGGCCGCCGTTGTCGTCCAATCTACTCAGAATATAGAAAAGGCGATCAAAATATTGAAGAGGGTAAAAAAATACGTGCCTGACCTGGTATTCTGCAATACGATCTGCAGGCCTACGACCATAAAACAGGAAGAGATAAAAAAGATGCCGCTTGAAAACGACGTGATGGTTATAATCGGTTCAAAAAACAGCGCCAATACCAGAAGATTATACGAAATATCCAAATCGCTTAATAAACGCAGCTACTGGATACGATCAAGCGGGGATTTAAAACGGGGGTGGTTTAAAGGCGCCGGAAGCGTGGGTGTCGCCGCGGGCGCTTCAACCCCTGAATCAACCATAAACGATGTGGCAGCCGCCCTTCGCTAA
- a CDS encoding ferredoxin, translating into MKAIVDADTCIGCSLCTQVCSDVFKMEGDKAVAYVDPVPSSAEQSCGEAADQCPVEAIKIEK; encoded by the coding sequence ATGAAGGCGATAGTTGACGCTGATACCTGTATCGGTTGTTCTTTATGCACCCAGGTATGTTCCGATGTATTCAAGATGGAAGGCGATAAGGCCGTTGCTTATGTTGACCCTGTGCCGTCTTCGGCAGAACAAAGCTGCGGGGAGGCCGCCGATCAGTGCCCTGTAGAGGCTATTAAGATAGAAAAATAG